A segment of the Cryptosporidium parvum Iowa II chromosome 5, whole genome shotgun sequence genome:
taatgaatttccttccatgaaaaaaatatcaatttgCAGCTGGGCTAGTATTATTTCGTTTATTTTGGTTCCTGCAGTTGTGATAATGCATGATAGTAAGTAAAAAGctataattaaagaattataaaAACTTTTATAGTTGGTGGATTCATAAAAATTTCTGAAAGTAACTCTTGTAAATATACTGCACCGGGACTATATATTGGTACGTTAACTTAATAATGGTTATATAtctatattaataatttcaggAACTTCAATTGTGCTGAGCTTTCAATTGCTAATCATACTCTTATTAACTATGGCACTTTTTTCCTCTAATTTAATGGACTTAATTAGTTCGCTTCCATCCataaatttagaaaaaattaatatattcattgaTCATTTGGCAGGATTTTTCAGCTATACAAAATCCATATTTAACTGGATGATAAATCAATCAATTGATTTTATAAGAAAGCATTGTTTCTCAAACTGTGCCGAactatattcaaaattcgtgacaaattttaaaaatctGGGATGTTTGCTTTCTTCAATTACCAGAAAATTTACTGAAGCATCCAAAAATGTTGGCAGCAAGCTTCAAACtttacttgaaaatattagtaGGCTAAGCAAAGATACAATTGAAAAAACTAATCTTTTCGGTAAAGAATTGTGTGTCTTtggaaaagaaatattcatAAAAGTCAAATCAGCCATATTGGCTATAAAAGAAGGATCGGCAGGTAAGTTTTTAGAAGTATATTTGGGACAATTTACCTTTTTTAGGTTTCAACTTAGAGACTATCCCGCTATTACCAAAGTAGTATGCAAACTAGTCTGTTAatcattatatttaattaaaagtatttgcgcaaatattttttttctaaatgCTTTAAATCCTCAAGGTAAAAATGAGTCGGAATTTGCTTCAGCAAAAACAGAAGAAAATTCAATacattctttaaattcGATGTTATTAATCTGACCCCTACCTAAATTATGCAAACTTTCTTTATGATAAATCGTCTTATTGCAATAAACTTTTCCAAGCTCATGAATGATGCTTGAGATCTCATGAAGAtaactattaatatattgcCAATACTCCAATCTTgccaaatttatttcactAATGTATAATTCTGGATATTCTGCAACTTTCCTCcatttattcaataattgtttaatttCAGTGCTAGGGTCAAGATcgatattattagaaaagcaagataaattattagattctTCCCAACgtaaatttgatttattaatattgaaaccCTTCCCAAGCAAAGGTTTGTTTTCTAATTGAGgttgaattaaaaagtttTTCGTATTTTCAGAATCGTGTATGCattttaaacttttttGTTTGGTTACCCCACTGTTTCTGTCATGTGATGTgattatttccaaattaGTAATTTCGTCATTTTTATTGCCAGAAAACATTGAGCTTTTAGCTGTGTTTTCAGATTCAGAAGTTGTTTTTTCAACTAATTTTACATTAGGatatttgtttaaattaattcctCTCGTGAAAGGAAGCGTATATATTCTCTCCTGCCTTCTTTCTGCAAGTCCATGAATTAAATGGCAGTAGTAAGTTTTGCATTCGCCTTTTTGAAATGCTGTGCATAATTCTGACTTATAAATTAACGGATGATAAATTACTTCTTCCATCGAATGAGAATATGGACAATACCCTCCCCTGTTGCAAAAGTTTGCAACTTTTCCAGTTTCATGATCTAAAATTGTAATATCTGGGCAAATATCAGGTAGATATCTTAATGCAGATCGGTCGGATAAGTAAAATGGGCATCTTCTTGGCCAGTAAACATTATGAGAATATTGGCATCTTAGTGGGCCGAAATCGCAACCTTCCCTAAGACTTCTACGACATAACTTAGTCCGAAATCTAGTAAGCTCTTCAATACTCAATAATGCGTTTGccataattttcaaaaccTATTTATGTagcaatatttaaataaaaatcaacTAACAACTCATATGGATATTGTCGctattaaataattgtgTATTGGATTAATACACACGgtcattttttcttgaatcaTTTTCCTTAACCCCTCTTCTTTCAAGTATTTCTCCAGccaattaaatttatatatcgTTGCAACGATAAAACCAGTGGCGTGATAGACATAACGTTGAAGATTGAAGTAGTTTagattaataaaattaacgTGATATAAATTAGGaatatgaaataaaaataaatgaaatataGCCTAAGTATTTATTGAATAGATACCTCAGCTCTTCTCAACtcaagaatttgaaaatatccTACTATACTTGGCTTTTCAACTtatctttttgaatttaatgtCATAAACTTGACGTGATATTTATCTTCATTTACTTTTTTCTACAATTCGTAGACTTCTAGCatattatatttgattattctttttttattaaattaattttttctaacaaaaaaataagttgCGGTATTTGCTCTAATACTGATGGTTTTTTTTTCGAAAAAACATCTGTACCCATTTTCCTGGGAAAATGTAGTAAATGCATTTTGGAATAAGTATCCTAATGATCTTCAATCTCATGTCAAAAGAGTAGAcattgttaatatttatttcgatgaaaaagataaagtattatatacaaaaagattattttcccttaaatataatttaccAAAACTTTTAGAGCGAATTATTGGAAGTAGCTTAAGTGGGCTTGCAATTGAAGAGTCAAAGTGTGactttaatgaaaaaagaCTTATTTCTAATGGAACTAATCACtcattcaataatttctttttaatcCGGGAAACTTGTGGTTTTTCATCGAATAATGAATGCCCAGAATCAACATTGTATATGCAAAATATGgcatttaaattatttggggaaaaaaataagttgAACCGCATGAACAAGTTATTTGAAAGTACAGTAGTGAATTTACTTAATGAAAAGTC
Coding sequences within it:
- a CDS encoding F11M21.28-like protein having 3 CCCH RNA binding domains; involved in RNA metabolism, producing MANALLSIEELTRFRTKLCRRSLREGCDFGPLRCQYSHNVYWPRRCPFYLSDRSALRYLPDICPDITILDHETGKVANFCNRGGYCPYSHSMEEVIYHPLIYKSELCTAFQKGECKTYYCHLIHGLAERRQERIYTLPFTRGINLNKYPNVKLVEKTTSESENTAKSSMFSGNKNDEITNLEIITSHDRNSGVTKQKSLKCIHDSENTKNFLIQPQLENKPLLGKGFNINKSNLRWEESNNLSCFSNNIDLDPSTEIKQLLNKWRKVAEYPELYISEINLARLEYWQYINSYLHEISSIIHELGKVYCNKTIYHKESLHNLGRGQINNIEFKECIEFSSVFAEANSDSFLP